One window of the Canis lupus familiaris isolate Mischka breed German Shepherd chromosome 29, alternate assembly UU_Cfam_GSD_1.0, whole genome shotgun sequence genome contains the following:
- the LOC119866674 gene encoding cytochrome c oxidase subunit 6C gives MTSSALMKPQMRGLLAKCLRFHIVGAFAVSLGVAAFYKFAVAKSRKKAYADFYRNYDSMKDFEEMKKAGIFQSAK, from the coding sequence ATGACTTCAAGTGCTTTGATGAAACCTCAGATGCGAGGCCTTCTGGCCAAGTGTCTGCGATTTCATATTGTTGGAGCCTTTGCTGTATCCCTGGGGGTTGCAGCTTTCTATAAGTTTGCTGTGGCCAAATCAAGAAAGAAGGCATATGCAGATTTCTACAGAAACTATGATTCCATGAAAGATTTTGAGGAGATGAAGAAGGCTGGTATCTTCCAGAGTGCAAAGTGA